The following are encoded in a window of Solidesulfovibrio magneticus RS-1 genomic DNA:
- a CDS encoding outer membrane beta-barrel protein, which yields MNRAIATLLAAFAALAPPALAAAQEYTQGTSYVEPRGGVYATTNPNVNVVGTYGGAAGHYVADGVAIEAEGLGYAVDQTTKTPTPLGMASRQETTNAAGVAAMARWNFVRTPKGTLFVGAGGGGVFSDKELPYNGSKQAGTGQADLGASVALGKNVSLKAAGRYQHLGAFSDNGVNSVGGNIGLKISF from the coding sequence ATGAACCGTGCCATCGCCACCCTGCTCGCGGCTTTTGCCGCGCTGGCCCCGCCTGCCCTGGCCGCAGCCCAGGAGTATACCCAGGGGACGAGCTACGTCGAACCCCGGGGCGGCGTCTACGCAACCACCAACCCCAACGTCAACGTGGTCGGCACCTACGGCGGCGCGGCCGGCCATTACGTCGCCGACGGCGTGGCCATTGAGGCCGAGGGCCTGGGCTACGCCGTGGATCAGACTACCAAGACGCCGACGCCGCTCGGCATGGCCTCCAGACAGGAAACCACCAACGCCGCCGGCGTCGCGGCCATGGCCCGTTGGAACTTCGTGCGCACGCCCAAGGGGACGCTTTTCGTCGGCGCGGGCGGCGGCGGCGTTTTCTCCGACAAGGAGCTGCCCTACAACGGGTCCAAGCAGGCCGGAACCGGCCAGGCCGACCTCGGCGCGTCCGTGGCCCTGGGCAAGAACGTCAGCCTCAAGGCTGCCGGACGTTACCAGCATCTGGGCGCGTTTTCCGATAACGGCGTCAACAGCGTCGGCGGCAACATCGGCCTCAAGATCAGCTTTTAG
- a CDS encoding glycosyltransferase family 9 protein: MNIVLQNLTRFGDLLQSQPAVSELAAGGDRVSLACLENFAGAAGLLADVSEVFPLPGAKFLASLDVDWKLALATVADFADTVATRARPDCVVNLTAALPARLMARRLCGEAVRGFTLDPFGYRHESNLWASFLEASSTRRELCPFNIVDVFRKAAGVGQGPGRFALRRPEAAAAEEAAALFAGAGPCDDLLVVGFQLGASAAARQWPVERFARLAARLHEKRGILAVLVGAASEKPLAVCFREIFDGPCLDLSGATSLPTLAAVVARLGLLVTNDTGTLHLAAGLGVPSVALFLATAQPFDTGPYLEGCLCLEPDMPCHPCSFREACSRSHACLDAIDPEAVAEAVLAWIRDGRFPAGAYSGARAWLSARDAEGFMDLVSLSGHETTPRAVWLRCQRHVLRQFLDDVPHVPPARPLPPLPEVERQELSRLLSQSVDLLRLVEGQAGLAMRNPAMKKRFLASYNRLAALWSASPYLATLAQLWQRQAQEEVVDIDGLVARIRRYGACAAAFAAILQG, encoded by the coding sequence ATGAACATCGTGTTGCAAAACCTCACCCGCTTTGGCGATTTGCTCCAATCCCAGCCGGCCGTCAGCGAACTGGCCGCTGGGGGGGACCGTGTTTCTTTGGCCTGTCTGGAAAATTTTGCCGGCGCGGCCGGGTTGCTGGCTGACGTATCGGAAGTTTTTCCCCTGCCCGGGGCGAAATTTCTCGCCAGCCTCGATGTCGATTGGAAGCTGGCCCTGGCGACGGTGGCCGACTTCGCGGATACGGTGGCGACCCGGGCCCGGCCGGACTGCGTGGTCAACCTGACGGCGGCCCTGCCGGCCAGGCTTATGGCCCGGAGACTGTGCGGCGAGGCCGTGCGCGGCTTTACCCTGGACCCTTTCGGCTATCGCCACGAATCCAACCTGTGGGCCTCGTTTCTGGAGGCGTCATCGACCCGGCGCGAGCTGTGTCCTTTTAATATCGTGGACGTTTTCCGCAAGGCCGCGGGCGTGGGCCAGGGGCCGGGACGTTTTGCCCTGCGCCGGCCTGAGGCGGCGGCGGCCGAGGAAGCGGCAGCGCTTTTCGCCGGGGCCGGGCCTTGTGACGACTTGTTGGTCGTGGGGTTCCAGCTCGGGGCCAGCGCGGCGGCCCGGCAGTGGCCGGTGGAGCGTTTTGCCCGGCTGGCGGCACGGCTCCACGAAAAGCGCGGCATTTTGGCCGTGCTCGTGGGCGCAGCCTCGGAAAAACCCCTGGCGGTCTGTTTTCGCGAGATATTCGATGGCCCCTGCCTGGACTTGTCCGGAGCCACCTCGCTGCCGACGCTGGCAGCTGTGGTGGCCCGGCTGGGGCTCTTGGTCACCAACGACACCGGCACGCTCCATCTGGCCGCCGGCCTGGGGGTGCCGAGCGTGGCCCTGTTTTTGGCCACTGCCCAACCCTTCGACACCGGCCCTTATCTGGAGGGCTGTCTGTGTCTGGAGCCGGACATGCCGTGCCATCCCTGCTCGTTTCGGGAGGCTTGTTCCCGCAGTCACGCCTGTCTGGACGCCATCGATCCCGAAGCCGTGGCCGAAGCCGTCCTCGCCTGGATCCGGGACGGGCGTTTTCCGGCCGGAGCCTATTCCGGAGCCCGGGCCTGGCTGTCCGCGCGGGACGCCGAAGGGTTCATGGACCTCGTTTCGCTCTCCGGCCACGAAACCACTCCCCGGGCCGTGTGGCTGCGTTGTCAGCGTCATGTTCTTCGTCAATTCCTTGACGATGTTCCCCATGTCCCGCCGGCCAGGCCGCTGCCGCCGCTGCCCGAGGTCGAGCGCCAGGAATTGTCGCGGCTGTTGTCGCAATCCGTCGATCTGCTGCGCCTCGTCGAGGGCCAAGCCGGGCTGGCCATGCGCAATCCGGCCATGAAGAAGCGCTTTCTTGCCAGCTACAACCGCTTGGCCGCCCTGTGGTCGGCCTCGCCTTATCTGGCGACCCTGGCCCAACTGTGGCAACGCCAAGCCCAGGAGGAAGTCGTGGACATCGACGGGCTTGTGGCGCGCATTCGCCGCTACGGCGCCTGCGCGGCGGCTTTTGCGGCCATCCTTCAGGGCTGA
- a CDS encoding GGDEF domain-containing protein: MSTPIDDNAIAAKALELERFLPEGRRDEFRRLIETLAEAAACRENQTAEIGELRGQVRRLGARVVRMQEIFRANDQAFATFRSAMLLSRRLRRMADLPDMLAELSRTMGVAALTCLLSREQFAAYVPPGFPCPTAKALGAAVNALPRGTDPRRVYVGPLAALPRPDFFFDPAILADQPKLRDGSCFIAPLADKYQPKRRIGVLAMADVDPSRYTPSKGTDFLEHFCEVLAGDLLHVKIHEELARQRESDELTGIPNRAFLRRHGPALLSLSARREAPVALLFCDLDRFKAVNDTFGHEAGDLVLGDVARAMAARVRVYDLLARLGGDEFVVVMPDAGADEAAVMAERIRDCVAEVAAERGLPGLSVSIGVALHAPGQDIDDLVRAADAAMYREKRAPAAG; this comes from the coding sequence ATGAGCACCCCCATCGACGATAACGCCATCGCCGCCAAGGCCCTGGAACTGGAGCGTTTCCTTCCCGAAGGCCGTCGCGACGAATTTCGCCGTCTCATCGAGACCCTGGCCGAGGCCGCCGCTTGCCGGGAGAACCAGACCGCCGAGATCGGAGAACTGCGCGGCCAGGTCCGCCGACTGGGCGCCCGGGTCGTGCGGATGCAGGAAATCTTTCGGGCCAACGACCAGGCCTTCGCCACTTTCCGCTCGGCCATGCTCCTGTCGCGACGGCTGCGACGCATGGCCGATCTGCCCGACATGCTGGCGGAATTGTCCCGTACCATGGGGGTCGCGGCCCTGACCTGCCTGCTTTCCCGGGAACAATTCGCCGCCTACGTGCCTCCGGGATTCCCCTGCCCGACGGCCAAGGCCCTGGGCGCGGCCGTAAACGCCCTGCCCCGGGGAACCGATCCCCGCCGGGTCTACGTCGGCCCTCTGGCCGCCCTGCCCCGGCCGGATTTCTTTTTCGATCCGGCCATTCTGGCCGATCAGCCCAAACTCCGGGACGGTTCGTGCTTTATCGCGCCCTTGGCCGACAAGTATCAGCCCAAGCGCCGCATCGGCGTCCTGGCCATGGCCGACGTCGATCCCTCGCGCTACACGCCGTCCAAAGGGACGGATTTTCTGGAGCATTTCTGCGAGGTTTTGGCCGGCGATCTGCTCCACGTCAAGATCCATGAGGAATTGGCCCGGCAGCGCGAGTCCGACGAACTGACCGGCATCCCCAACCGGGCCTTCCTGCGCCGCCACGGACCGGCGCTGTTAAGCCTGTCCGCACGCCGGGAAGCACCGGTGGCCCTGCTTTTTTGCGACCTCGACCGGTTCAAGGCCGTCAACGACACCTTCGGCCACGAGGCCGGCGATCTGGTCCTTGGCGACGTGGCCCGGGCCATGGCCGCCCGGGTGCGGGTCTATGACCTGCTGGCCCGGCTTGGCGGCGACGAATTCGTGGTGGTCATGCCCGACGCCGGCGCCGACGAAGCCGCCGTCATGGCCGAACGCATCCGGGACTGCGTGGCCGAGGTGGCCGCCGAGCGCGGACTGCCCGGGCTGTCTGTGTCCATCGGCGTGGCCTTGCATGCCCCGGGCCAGGACATCGACGACCTCGTACGGGCGGCCGACGCCGCCATGTACCGGGAAAAACGCGCTCCGGCCGCCGGCTGA
- a CDS encoding glycoside hydrolase family 3 protein: protein MVLCRFFVWLLSILLACAATPVEASAASRTARLAGEMTLEEKVGQVFMVWFAGPAVSDDIAGLIRQRHLGGVILYGVPGNIESPGQLAALNAGLQAVSAATRHGLGLLIGVDQEGAPVARLRKGFTLFPSQMAQAATGRADLARLAASATARELRAVGINVNFAPVADVNVNPANPVIGIRSFGSAPADVARFTGAATAGYGAAGMICTPKHFPGHGDTTIDSHVGLPRSDHDAAALDKLDFPPFRAAFAAGAPAVMTAHMVVPALDGEPDLPATLSRRVLEGTLRGRMGFDGVIFTDSLGMGAVADTYGIPEASVRALAAGADVLLVGADAGRSPGERLAAMDAVAEAVRSGRVPMARLNAAVGRVLRLKERYGLLDAAALANPVPDPVSQIGRPEDAVLARRIARRSLTAVGPTSPALPLPAESCLVIRPRLGREAVDAEAEAAIAAWAGPRALFLPADPDDAAMAEALDKAAQAGNVVFLATDLRRRPGQERLVRELAAKAGRGFVLVAAQSPYDLALVPQSGARLATYGEAPASLEALYQGLFAPFRFSGRLPAVLPATALKQQ from the coding sequence ATGGTTCTTTGCCGCTTTTTCGTCTGGCTGTTGTCCATTCTCCTTGCTTGCGCCGCGACCCCGGTCGAGGCCTCGGCCGCGTCCCGAACCGCCCGGCTGGCCGGGGAGATGACCCTGGAGGAAAAAGTCGGCCAGGTGTTCATGGTCTGGTTCGCTGGCCCAGCCGTTTCCGACGACATCGCCGGTCTGATCCGGCAGCGCCATCTCGGCGGCGTCATCCTCTACGGCGTCCCGGGCAACATCGAATCTCCGGGCCAACTGGCCGCCTTAAACGCCGGCCTCCAGGCGGTGTCCGCCGCCACCAGGCATGGCCTGGGCCTGTTGATCGGCGTGGACCAGGAAGGCGCGCCCGTGGCCCGGCTGCGAAAAGGCTTCACCCTCTTCCCCAGCCAGATGGCCCAGGCCGCCACTGGCAGGGCCGATCTGGCCCGCCTGGCCGCCTCGGCCACTGCCCGGGAATTGCGGGCTGTGGGCATCAACGTCAATTTCGCGCCCGTGGCCGACGTCAACGTCAATCCGGCTAATCCGGTCATCGGCATCCGGTCCTTTGGCTCCGCGCCGGCCGACGTGGCCCGTTTCACGGGAGCGGCCACGGCCGGCTACGGCGCCGCCGGCATGATCTGCACGCCCAAACATTTCCCCGGCCACGGCGACACGACCATCGATTCCCACGTCGGCCTGCCGCGCTCGGACCATGACGCCGCCGCCCTGGACAAGCTTGATTTTCCGCCCTTCCGGGCCGCTTTCGCCGCTGGCGCGCCGGCGGTCATGACCGCCCACATGGTCGTCCCGGCCCTGGACGGCGAACCCGACCTGCCGGCCACCTTGTCGCGCCGGGTCCTGGAGGGGACGCTTCGCGGCCGCATGGGTTTTGACGGCGTCATTTTCACGGATTCCCTGGGCATGGGGGCCGTGGCCGACACCTACGGCATCCCTGAAGCCTCGGTACGGGCCCTGGCCGCCGGGGCCGACGTGCTGCTCGTTGGCGCGGACGCCGGCCGCTCACCAGGCGAACGCCTGGCCGCCATGGACGCCGTCGCCGAGGCCGTGCGCTCGGGGCGCGTGCCCATGGCCCGGCTCAACGCCGCCGTGGGGCGTGTCCTTCGCCTCAAGGAACGCTACGGCCTGTTGGACGCCGCCGCCCTGGCCAATCCCGTTCCCGACCCGGTCAGCCAGATCGGCCGCCCCGAAGACGCCGTGCTGGCCCGGCGCATCGCCAGACGCAGCCTCACGGCCGTTGGCCCGACAAGCCCCGCCCTGCCCCTGCCTGCCGAGAGCTGTCTGGTCATCCGGCCGCGCCTTGGCCGCGAGGCCGTGGACGCTGAAGCCGAAGCGGCCATCGCCGCCTGGGCCGGGCCGCGCGCGCTCTTTTTACCGGCCGATCCCGATGACGCGGCCATGGCCGAGGCCCTCGACAAGGCGGCCCAGGCCGGCAACGTCGTTTTTTTGGCCACGGACCTGCGCCGCCGGCCGGGGCAGGAACGGCTGGTCCGGGAGTTGGCCGCCAAGGCCGGCCGCGGGTTCGTGCTGGTGGCGGCCCAGTCGCCCTACGATCTGGCCCTGGTCCCGCAGTCCGGGGCGCGGCTAGCCACCTACGGCGAAGCTCCTGCCAGTCTGGAGGCGCTTTATCAGGGCTTGTTTGCCCCCTTTCGCTTCTCGGGCCGCCTGCCTGCCGTTTTGCCGGCTACGGCCCTCAAACAACAATAA
- a CDS encoding methyl-accepting chemotaxis protein: protein MNDHSATPSPGAPTLLLGLALSVCLLVVAFFPNLYIAIPVAVVGCIAAVVLASRVNAPIRMLYQGLLTINNDPTAFHLDDVNAWKALGPLGEQAAQALSCNMLRREYYRGAVNAVSTPFFITNKDGIITHCSQSLCDMLRKSKNDVVGKTVSQAVYNKTGISLTEKCLSEGKALQAERDLTLWDGRILPCFFFVACFHGLRGDLLGAVATMTDLTPLRAKQEELEHAQAELRNLGGEINELAQRVASASEELSASSDEQARGAQQQKGQSDAVATAMEEMTATVMEVAKNAAQTSDAAESANTAAETGSVEVREAVSGIKAVAESAGKLGQVLTSLDGQAAEIGRIISVINDIADQTNLLALNAAIEAARAGDAGRGFAVVADEVRKLAEKTMTATKEVEKSIREIQDGSQHAVASMQETEARVAASTEATHKAGESLERIMARIREVNGQVSQIATAAEQQSAAAEEINRNIEVIAHVAAEADEGAGQTAQATRELAELANSLLTLATTFAQRQSNAVHLRESSGNMKGILPKLMQKFIKDQYGEAVYEAMQEDMGHPTFLPTQNYPDQVLRQMAELAAQKAGKTVKDVFLVLGRYTIKGFHKHYPRYFKGDTLKEFYLTMNDTHARLTKDMPGLMPPRFTYEDKGNRLIMTYMSKRGYPEYYEGILRGAAEFFKESVDITVSYNDPHTARAEIVFRSPQKGPKALGA, encoded by the coding sequence ATGAACGACCATAGCGCCACGCCGTCGCCCGGCGCGCCAACCCTGTTGCTGGGCCTGGCACTCAGTGTTTGCCTCCTCGTCGTCGCCTTCTTCCCCAACTTATATATTGCCATTCCGGTAGCCGTTGTTGGCTGCATTGCAGCCGTTGTCCTCGCTTCACGGGTCAACGCTCCCATACGGATGCTGTATCAGGGGTTGTTGACAATCAACAATGATCCAACTGCGTTTCATCTTGACGACGTCAATGCCTGGAAAGCACTTGGACCGCTTGGTGAACAGGCCGCCCAGGCCCTTTCCTGCAACATGTTGCGGCGCGAGTATTACCGAGGCGCGGTCAATGCCGTCAGCACGCCGTTTTTCATCACCAACAAGGACGGCATCATCACCCATTGCAGCCAGAGTTTGTGCGACATGTTGCGCAAATCCAAAAATGATGTTGTGGGAAAGACCGTCAGCCAGGCCGTCTATAATAAAACCGGCATCTCGCTTACGGAGAAATGCTTAAGCGAAGGCAAGGCGTTGCAGGCCGAACGCGACCTGACCCTGTGGGACGGCCGCATTCTGCCTTGCTTTTTCTTTGTCGCCTGCTTTCACGGCCTGCGCGGCGACCTGCTCGGTGCGGTGGCCACGATGACCGACCTGACGCCGCTGCGGGCCAAGCAGGAAGAACTGGAGCACGCCCAGGCCGAACTGCGCAACCTTGGCGGCGAAATCAACGAACTGGCCCAACGCGTGGCCTCGGCTTCCGAAGAGCTGTCCGCCTCCTCCGACGAACAGGCCCGGGGCGCCCAACAACAAAAGGGGCAGTCCGACGCCGTGGCCACGGCTATGGAAGAAATGACGGCCACGGTCATGGAAGTGGCCAAAAACGCCGCCCAGACTTCCGATGCCGCCGAAAGCGCCAACACGGCTGCGGAAACCGGCTCGGTGGAAGTCCGGGAAGCCGTGTCCGGCATTAAGGCCGTGGCCGAATCAGCCGGCAAGCTCGGCCAGGTGCTCACTTCCCTGGACGGCCAGGCTGCCGAGATCGGCCGCATCATCAGCGTCATCAACGACATCGCCGACCAGACCAACCTGCTGGCACTCAACGCCGCCATCGAGGCGGCCCGGGCCGGCGACGCCGGTCGCGGCTTCGCCGTGGTCGCCGACGAGGTGCGAAAACTGGCCGAAAAGACCATGACCGCCACCAAGGAAGTGGAAAAATCCATCCGCGAAATCCAGGACGGCTCCCAGCACGCCGTGGCCTCCATGCAGGAGACCGAAGCCCGGGTGGCGGCCAGCACCGAGGCCACCCACAAGGCCGGCGAATCCCTGGAACGCATCATGGCCCGCATCCGCGAGGTCAACGGGCAGGTCAGCCAGATCGCCACGGCCGCCGAACAGCAATCCGCCGCTGCCGAAGAGATCAACCGCAACATTGAAGTCATCGCCCATGTGGCCGCCGAGGCCGACGAAGGCGCGGGCCAGACCGCCCAGGCCACGCGCGAACTGGCCGAACTGGCCAATTCCCTGCTTACCCTGGCCACGACCTTTGCCCAGCGTCAATCAAACGCCGTCCACCTCCGGGAATCCAGCGGCAACATGAAGGGCATCCTGCCCAAGCTCATGCAAAAATTTATCAAGGACCAGTACGGCGAGGCTGTCTATGAAGCCATGCAGGAAGATATGGGTCACCCCACCTTCCTGCCCACCCAGAATTACCCGGATCAGGTGCTGCGCCAGATGGCCGAACTGGCGGCTCAAAAAGCCGGCAAGACCGTTAAGGACGTTTTCCTGGTTCTTGGCCGCTACACCATCAAGGGCTTCCACAAGCACTACCCGCGCTACTTCAAGGGCGACACCCTCAAGGAATTCTATCTGACCATGAATGACACCCACGCCCGGCTCACCAAGGACATGCCCGGACTCATGCCCCCCCGCTTCACCTACGAAGACAAGGGCAACCGTCTGATCATGACGTATATGTCCAAGCGCGGCTACCCGGAATACTACGAGGGCATCTTGCGCGGAGCCGCGGAGTTCTTCAAGGAATCCGTGGATATCACCGTGTCATACAACGACCCCCACACGGCCCGGGCCGAGATCGTCTTCCGTTCGCCGCAAAAAGGTCCCAAGGCTCTTGGAGCCTAA
- a CDS encoding glycosyltransferase, protein MPPSPLTIAYYGFDDPFAACARLRVYEPARALGPAVRLIPGVAAQGAGHAVSPAVIESANLILIQRFFPGPATASLLEAAFASGKPVVYDTDDDFEATPPEHAFFPHLAPLLPFVRDTIARAACVTVSTPALAAVYAGRARQVRVLPNFLPDALWSLAAPPKRPVAAIGFAGTPSHAADLACLAPAFGELARQPDFTGRFVCFGCPTPPDFPADATAIPFSADYAAYAARLPRLGLSIGLAPLADTPFNRVKSAVKWQEYTAAGAASVCADLPPYREVVEDGRTGLLVGPDPRDWAQAVARLAGDAGLRRRLALQARETLDRSHLLSAQAAVYGELWRDIAQGGP, encoded by the coding sequence ATGCCGCCCTCGCCCCTCACCATAGCCTACTACGGTTTCGATGATCCCTTTGCCGCCTGCGCCCGGCTGCGGGTATACGAACCAGCCCGGGCCCTGGGGCCGGCCGTACGGTTGATCCCCGGAGTCGCCGCCCAAGGGGCCGGCCATGCCGTAAGTCCGGCCGTTATCGAATCGGCCAACCTCATCCTCATCCAGCGTTTTTTCCCCGGACCGGCCACGGCTTCCCTGCTCGAGGCGGCCTTCGCCAGCGGCAAACCCGTTGTGTACGACACCGACGACGATTTCGAGGCCACACCGCCGGAACACGCTTTTTTCCCGCACCTGGCCCCGCTTTTGCCTTTCGTCCGCGACACCATCGCCCGGGCGGCCTGCGTCACGGTGAGCACACCGGCCCTGGCCGCCGTGTACGCCGGTCGCGCCAGACAGGTGCGGGTGCTGCCCAACTTCCTGCCCGACGCCCTGTGGAGCCTTGCCGCGCCGCCAAAGCGTCCGGTTGCCGCCATCGGCTTTGCCGGCACGCCATCTCATGCCGCCGATCTGGCCTGCCTTGCACCGGCCTTTGGCGAGCTTGCCCGACAACCCGATTTCACTGGCCGGTTCGTTTGCTTTGGCTGCCCGACGCCGCCGGATTTTCCGGCCGACGCCACCGCCATCCCCTTTAGCGCCGACTACGCCGCCTACGCTGCCCGTCTGCCGCGACTTGGCCTGTCCATTGGCCTGGCACCTCTGGCCGACACGCCTTTTAATCGGGTCAAAAGCGCGGTCAAATGGCAGGAATACACCGCCGCCGGGGCAGCAAGCGTCTGCGCTGATCTGCCGCCCTACCGCGAGGTGGTGGAGGATGGGCGCACCGGACTCCTAGTCGGCCCGGACCCGAGAGATTGGGCCCAGGCCGTGGCCCGGCTGGCCGGGGATGCCGGTTTGCGCCGCCGCCTGGCCCTTCAGGCCCGGGAAACTCTTGACCGCAGCCATTTGCTCAGCGCCCAGGCCGCCGTCTACGGCGAGCTCTGGCGGGACATTGCCCAGGGAGGCCCATGA
- a CDS encoding glycosyltransferase family 2 protein, whose amino-acid sequence MMTPLWLDTPGFPLPLADMLLAGTLGRDHLLRAAAMAQAAGETAPDNADWPRLRRQLLAAALEEDPLYGPTAGALAQALRAAPPGRINPAFSAQVEALAARFRPPESVAYYERLLAASNPGRIEAYLENEIRNGRAALFWLHIALHRAVLGRDFDRAAALAGLALAGELTPLGHKVAGDLALLRGDSPAALAAYDAAEALAPWPAGLFRRPLAALAAGREDVAAKALAALLRDFPEHVSAGLALYDLISGRRRGLGRLASDLCVALYTFNKADDLDKTLASLFASDFSRVDGTVRTLLLDNASGDATPDVVAAWTDRVGIDRLAAIRVPVNVGAPAARNWLASDDRLAEAAHVAYLDDDVDLPVDWIARLAAAAEAYPEAGVWGCRVLDAVNPAIAQGVDVMLLPPDQGQEEPQLSGLHAQGFDFGGFAHLRPCLTVMGCCHLFRRERLLGTGGFDIRFSPSQYDDVDHDWRLALAGTPPVYQGHLAVAHRRPAPALVRPRPDQLAGGQANWQKLAAKHAGRYAAMAAALRQATTSDLRRKYEVLAQVGPRLDAGF is encoded by the coding sequence ATGATGACTCCGCTCTGGTTGGACACACCCGGTTTCCCGCTACCGCTGGCCGATATGCTCCTGGCCGGAACCCTTGGCCGCGACCACCTGCTACGGGCGGCCGCCATGGCCCAGGCGGCCGGGGAAACCGCGCCTGACAACGCCGACTGGCCGCGCCTTCGCCGCCAGCTGCTGGCCGCCGCCCTGGAGGAAGACCCGCTTTACGGCCCGACGGCCGGCGCCCTGGCCCAGGCCCTTCGCGCCGCGCCCCCGGGCCGGATCAATCCGGCCTTCTCCGCTCAGGTCGAGGCCCTGGCTGCCCGGTTCAGGCCGCCCGAGAGCGTCGCCTACTATGAACGGCTCCTGGCCGCCAGCAACCCGGGGCGTATTGAGGCCTATCTGGAAAACGAGATCCGAAACGGCCGGGCCGCCCTGTTCTGGCTCCACATCGCCCTGCATCGGGCCGTCCTTGGCCGGGATTTCGACCGGGCGGCCGCCCTGGCCGGACTGGCCCTGGCTGGAGAGCTGACGCCCTTGGGGCACAAGGTCGCGGGCGACCTAGCCCTGCTTCGCGGCGACTCCCCGGCCGCCCTGGCCGCTTACGACGCGGCCGAGGCCCTGGCCCCCTGGCCGGCGGGCCTGTTTCGCCGTCCCCTGGCTGCCCTGGCCGCCGGCCGGGAGGACGTTGCCGCCAAAGCCCTGGCTGCGCTTCTTCGGGACTTCCCCGAGCACGTCTCGGCCGGTCTGGCCTTATACGATCTGATCTCAGGGCGTCGCCGCGGCCTGGGGCGCCTGGCCAGCGACCTGTGCGTGGCCCTTTACACCTTCAACAAGGCCGACGATCTCGACAAAACCCTGGCCAGCCTTTTTGCCTCGGACTTTTCCCGGGTGGACGGGACCGTGCGCACGCTGCTGCTCGACAACGCCTCCGGCGACGCCACGCCCGACGTGGTCGCCGCCTGGACCGACCGGGTCGGGATCGACCGTTTGGCCGCCATCCGGGTACCGGTCAATGTCGGCGCGCCGGCCGCCCGCAACTGGCTGGCCAGCGATGATCGTCTGGCCGAGGCCGCCCATGTCGCCTACCTCGATGATGACGTGGATTTGCCCGTCGATTGGATCGCCCGGCTTGCCGCCGCCGCCGAGGCCTATCCCGAGGCCGGCGTCTGGGGCTGCCGGGTCCTGGACGCCGTCAATCCGGCCATTGCCCAGGGAGTCGATGTCATGCTCCTGCCCCCTGATCAGGGGCAGGAGGAGCCGCAGCTCTCGGGCCTTCATGCTCAAGGATTTGATTTCGGAGGCTTTGCCCACTTACGGCCGTGTCTCACCGTCATGGGCTGCTGCCATCTCTTTCGTCGGGAGCGATTGCTTGGAACCGGCGGCTTCGACATCCGCTTCAGCCCGTCCCAGTACGACGACGTGGACCATGACTGGCGACTGGCCTTGGCTGGCACGCCGCCAGTCTATCAGGGGCATCTGGCCGTAGCCCACCGCCGCCCGGCTCCGGCCCTGGTCCGGCCGCGCCCGGACCAGTTGGCCGGCGGGCAAGCCAACTGGCAAAAACTCGCCGCCAAGCACGCCGGGCGCTACGCAGCCATGGCCGCCGCCCTCCGGCAGGCGACCACAAGCGATCTGCGCCGCAAATACGAGGTGTTGGCCCAGGTCGGTCCTAGACTTGACGCCGGCTTTTGA